TACACCGTGCATCGCCGTGATCTGCCATTGAGTTGCCCGATGCCGGAGATGGCACTGTGGAACTCGCATCCGCGGGTCTATCTGCCGATAGAGGATGAACCGAATGGCGAGGTGACATGCCCATACTGTGGTGCGATCTACACGCTGATTGACTGAGCGTCTTTCTTGCCGATGCGTCGCATCACCGTAGTGCAGTTGCTGCCAACACTGTGTGCTGGCGGTGTCGAACGCTCAACTCTGGAAATTGCCGCAGCGCTGGTGCAGGCTGGACACCGTGCGGTTGTGATCTCCGCGGGTGGGCCTTTGATCACGCCGTTGGTCAGCAGTGGCGCCGAGCACTTGACGCTGGACATTGGCCGCAAATCGCTGCTGACACTACGCCACGTCGCTTCACTGCGTCGATTGTTTGCCGAGCTACGTCCTGACATTGTGCATGCACGTTCGCGGTTACCTGCGTGGCTGAGTTGGTATGCACTGCGTGGCCTTGTCTCCTGCCCAAGGCCGCGGTTCATCACGACTGTGCATGGTCTCAATTCTCCGAACCCCTACAGTGCCATCATGACCTATGGTGAACG
This region of Xylella taiwanensis genomic DNA includes:
- a CDS encoding zinc-finger domain-containing protein — encoded protein: MSQTVTAPANAQKRYTVHRRDLPLSCPMPEMALWNSHPRVYLPIEDEPNGEVTCPYCGAIYTLID